One region of Halomicrobium sp. LC1Hm genomic DNA includes:
- a CDS encoding NAD(P)/FAD-dependent oxidoreductase — protein MQRSVAVVGAGAAGAAAAYALREHPADVTVFEKSGGVCGRAATRRRDGCVYEYGANYLTADDDRVAELVTEELPTEGLTEIDEPVWGFDSDGAIRDAPTRSAEQESEHRGEQTRRWTYEQGITQLAKRLFAAGDATVHRHTRVESLARSEAGWRVTDADGGSYGPFDATLLTPPGPQTADLLGQSEWRHADRRRLRQAAASVPYRTVVAGLLHYDFELDRPYYGLVSETEDHDVGWVGREECKAGHVPDGETLLLVQMAPDWSVTHYRDDAAALTDAIADATATLLDDDRLTEPDWTDHQHWRYALPDDGVEADAQETAAAHDLFVAGDWVAGEARLHAAVRNGLRTGERIGEHL, from the coding sequence ATGCAACGATCAGTCGCGGTCGTCGGTGCGGGCGCGGCCGGTGCGGCGGCGGCGTACGCGCTCCGGGAACACCCCGCGGACGTGACCGTCTTCGAGAAGAGCGGCGGCGTCTGCGGCCGTGCCGCGACCCGGCGGCGCGACGGTTGTGTCTACGAGTACGGTGCCAACTACCTGACTGCCGACGACGACCGCGTGGCCGAACTGGTCACCGAGGAACTCCCGACCGAGGGGCTCACCGAGATCGACGAGCCCGTGTGGGGGTTCGATTCTGACGGGGCGATACGCGATGCGCCGACGCGATCCGCGGAACAGGAGAGCGAGCATCGCGGCGAGCAGACGAGACGGTGGACCTACGAACAGGGGATCACCCAGCTCGCGAAGCGGCTGTTCGCGGCCGGCGACGCGACGGTCCACCGGCACACGCGCGTCGAGTCACTGGCGCGAAGCGAGGCGGGCTGGCGAGTCACCGACGCCGACGGCGGAAGCTACGGCCCGTTCGACGCCACGCTCCTGACGCCACCCGGTCCACAGACCGCGGACCTGCTGGGTCAGTCGGAGTGGCGACACGCCGACCGGCGACGGCTCAGGCAGGCCGCCGCCTCCGTCCCCTATCGCACCGTCGTCGCCGGTCTGTTGCACTACGATTTCGAACTCGACCGCCCGTACTACGGACTGGTCAGCGAAACTGAGGACCACGACGTGGGCTGGGTCGGCCGCGAAGAGTGCAAGGCGGGGCACGTCCCCGACGGCGAGACGCTCCTGTTGGTCCAGATGGCACCGGACTGGTCGGTCACACACTACCGTGACGACGCCGCCGCGCTGACCGACGCGATCGCAGACGCGACGGCGACGCTGCTGGACGACGACCGACTGACCGAACCCGACTGGACCGACCACCAGCACTGGCGGTACGCGCTGCCGGACGACGGCGTCGAGGCGGACGCCCAGGAGACGGCGGCAGCGCACGACCTCTTTGTGGCCGGCGACTGGGTCGCGGGCGAGGCGCGGCTCCACGCCGCCGTCCGGAACGGCCTGAGAACCGGCGAGCGAATCGGCGAGCACCTGTAG
- a CDS encoding 50S ribosomal protein L1 produces MADQDIENAVSRALEEADPRNFTETVDLAVNLRDLDLNDPSNRIDESIVLPAGTGQETSIVVFAEGETALRAEDVADQVMSSDELAELGDDDDAAKDLADDTDFFLAEEALMQDIGRYLGTVLGPRGKMPDPISPDDDVVEMVDRMRKSVQIRSGDRRTFHTRVGAEDMSAEEIGDNIDVILRRLHADLEKGPMNIDSVYVKTTMGPAVEVA; encoded by the coding sequence ATGGCAGACCAGGATATAGAGAACGCAGTCTCTCGCGCACTCGAAGAGGCCGACCCTCGGAACTTTACCGAGACAGTCGACCTCGCCGTCAACCTGCGCGACCTTGATTTGAACGATCCGTCGAACCGTATCGACGAGAGCATCGTCCTTCCTGCCGGTACCGGCCAGGAGACGAGCATCGTCGTGTTCGCCGAGGGGGAGACCGCTCTGCGAGCCGAAGACGTTGCCGACCAGGTCATGTCCAGCGACGAGCTGGCGGAGCTGGGCGACGACGACGATGCAGCGAAAGATCTCGCCGACGATACCGACTTCTTCCTCGCAGAGGAAGCGCTGATGCAAGACATCGGTCGCTACCTCGGGACCGTCCTCGGTCCACGCGGGAAGATGCCGGACCCGATCAGTCCCGACGACGACGTCGTCGAGATGGTCGACCGAATGCGCAAGTCCGTGCAGATCCGCAGTGGTGACCGCCGAACCTTCCACACCCGCGTGGGTGCAGAGGACATGTCCGCCGAGGAGATCGGCGACAACATCGACGTCATCCTGCGCCGCCTGCACGCCGACCTGGAGAAGGGGCCGATGAACATCGACTCGGTCTACGTCAAGACCACGATGGGCCCCGCGGTGGAGGTGGCCTAA
- a CDS encoding 50S ribosomal protein L11 — MAGTIEVLVPGGEANPGPPLGPELGPTPVDVQAVVQEINDQTAAFDGTEVPVTVDYDDDGSFEIEVGVPPTAELIKDEAGFDTGSGEPHEEFVADLSVDQIKQIAEQKQTDLLAYDTKNAAKEVVGTCVTLGVTIEGENPRDFKEKVDAGEYDDVLLDAAEA; from the coding sequence ATGGCTGGAACTATCGAAGTGCTCGTTCCGGGCGGCGAGGCCAACCCTGGCCCGCCCCTCGGTCCGGAGCTGGGGCCGACCCCCGTCGACGTGCAGGCAGTCGTCCAGGAGATCAACGACCAGACCGCGGCCTTCGACGGCACCGAAGTGCCCGTCACCGTCGACTACGACGACGACGGCTCCTTCGAGATCGAGGTCGGCGTCCCGCCGACGGCCGAGCTCATCAAGGACGAAGCTGGCTTCGACACCGGATCTGGCGAACCCCACGAGGAGTTCGTCGCCGATCTCTCGGTCGACCAGATCAAGCAAATCGCCGAGCAAAAGCAGACCGACCTGCTCGCGTACGACACGAAAAACGCCGCGAAGGAAGTCGTCGGCACCTGCGTCACGCTGGGTGTCACCATCGAGGGCGAGAACCCCCGCGACTTCAAGGAAAAGGTCGACGCCGGCGAGTACGACGACGTCCTGCTGGACGCCGCCGAGGCCTGA
- the rqcH gene encoding ribosome rescue protein RqcH, with translation MDHKRELTSVDLAALERELGGYEGAKLDKAYLYEDDLLRLKMRDFDRGRVELLIEVGENKRAHVVDADHVPDAPGRPPNFAMMLRNRISGGELADVRQFEFDRIIEFEFDRPDASTTVVAELFGDGNVAVLDEHGEVVDCLETVRLKSRTVAPGSQYEFPSARFNPLTVDYETFLERMRQSDADVVRTLATQLNFGGLYGEELCTRAGIPYNQAIEDTDEAEFERLYEVIAELKERLRSGDLDPRVYYEYEEIEGEEIERRVDVTPIPLEEYDDVESRAFETFTEALDEYFYEVEREDTAEEIADAGVDRPDFESEIEKYERIIQQQQSAIEDFEADAEAEREKAELLYARYDLVDEILSTIQGARAQDTPWDEIEATFEEGKEQGIAAAEAVEGLDGSEGTVTLSIDDVRVTIDATMGVEKNADQLYQAAKRIEEKKEGAQAAIEDTREDLEAVERRRENWEAEDTTETQEQTEESDGVDWLSRASIPVRRQEPWYDRFRWFRTSNDFLVIGGRNADQNEELVKKYLDRGDKFFHAQAHGGPVTVLKATGPSESSRDVDIPDQDKREAATFAVAYSSVWKDGKYAGDAYMVDPDQVSKTPESGEYLEKGGFAIRGDRTYFRDLEVDVAVGISCEDWTGVLGGPRSAIEDRVATSIEIEPGQYAQNDIAKRLYREFKERFEDESFVRKVASPDLIQEFLPPGGSRMVE, from the coding sequence ATGGACCACAAGCGGGAGCTGACGAGCGTCGACCTCGCCGCCCTCGAACGGGAGCTGGGCGGCTACGAGGGGGCCAAGCTCGACAAGGCGTACCTCTACGAGGACGACCTCCTGCGGCTCAAGATGCGGGACTTCGACCGCGGCCGGGTGGAGCTGCTGATCGAGGTCGGCGAGAACAAGCGCGCCCACGTCGTCGACGCCGACCACGTCCCCGACGCGCCGGGCCGACCGCCCAACTTCGCGATGATGCTTCGCAATCGGATCTCGGGCGGCGAGCTGGCCGACGTGCGCCAGTTCGAGTTCGACCGGATCATAGAGTTCGAGTTCGACCGTCCCGACGCCTCCACCACGGTCGTCGCGGAGCTGTTTGGCGACGGCAACGTCGCGGTGCTCGACGAACACGGCGAGGTCGTCGACTGCCTGGAGACGGTCCGACTCAAGTCACGCACCGTCGCGCCGGGCAGCCAGTACGAGTTCCCGTCGGCGCGGTTCAATCCGCTGACCGTCGACTACGAGACGTTTCTGGAGCGGATGCGCCAGTCCGACGCCGACGTGGTGCGGACGCTCGCGACCCAGCTGAACTTCGGGGGACTCTACGGCGAGGAGCTGTGTACCCGGGCCGGGATTCCGTACAACCAGGCCATCGAAGACACCGACGAAGCGGAGTTCGAGCGGCTCTACGAGGTGATCGCCGAGCTGAAAGAGCGCCTCCGGAGCGGCGACCTCGATCCGCGCGTCTACTACGAGTACGAAGAGATCGAGGGCGAGGAGATCGAGCGTCGCGTGGACGTGACGCCGATCCCCCTCGAAGAGTACGACGACGTAGAGAGCCGTGCCTTCGAGACCTTCACCGAGGCGCTGGACGAGTACTTCTACGAGGTCGAACGTGAGGACACGGCCGAGGAGATCGCCGACGCGGGCGTCGACCGGCCGGACTTCGAGAGCGAGATCGAGAAGTACGAGCGCATCATCCAGCAACAGCAGAGCGCGATCGAGGACTTCGAGGCCGACGCCGAGGCCGAGCGCGAGAAGGCGGAGTTGCTGTACGCCCGCTACGACCTCGTCGACGAGATCCTCTCGACGATTCAGGGCGCGCGAGCCCAGGACACGCCGTGGGACGAGATCGAGGCGACCTTCGAGGAGGGCAAAGAGCAGGGCATCGCCGCGGCCGAGGCCGTCGAGGGTCTCGACGGCAGTGAGGGGACGGTGACCCTGTCGATCGACGACGTGCGCGTGACGATCGACGCGACGATGGGCGTCGAGAAGAACGCCGACCAGCTCTACCAGGCGGCAAAGCGCATCGAGGAGAAGAAGGAGGGCGCACAGGCCGCGATCGAAGACACGCGAGAGGATCTCGAAGCCGTCGAGCGACGCCGCGAGAACTGGGAAGCCGAGGACACGACGGAGACCCAGGAACAGACGGAGGAGTCAGACGGCGTCGACTGGCTCTCGCGGGCGTCGATTCCCGTCCGGAGACAGGAGCCGTGGTACGATCGCTTCCGGTGGTTCCGCACCTCGAACGACTTCCTCGTGATCGGCGGCCGCAACGCCGACCAGAACGAGGAGCTGGTCAAGAAGTACCTCGACCGCGGAGACAAGTTCTTCCACGCGCAGGCCCACGGCGGTCCCGTGACCGTCCTGAAGGCGACCGGTCCCAGCGAGTCCAGCCGCGACGTGGACATCCCGGACCAGGACAAGCGCGAAGCAGCGACGTTCGCAGTGGCGTACTCGTCGGTGTGGAAGGACGGCAAGTACGCCGGTGACGCGTACATGGTCGATCCCGACCAGGTGTCGAAGACCCCGGAGAGCGGCGAGTACCTGGAGAAAGGCGGTTTCGCGATTCGAGGCGACCGGACGTACTTCCGGGACCTCGAAGTCGACGTGGCCGTCGGGATCTCCTGTGAGGACTGGACCGGCGTGCTCGGCGGCCCGCGATCGGCCATCGAGGACCGCGTAGCGACCAGTATCGAGATCGAACCCGGCCAGTACGCACAGAACGACATCGCGAAGCGACTGTACCGAGAGTTCAAAGAGCGGTTCGAAGACGAATCGTTCGTCCGGAAGGTCGCCAGTCCGGACCTGATCCAGGAGTTCCTCCCGCCGGGCGGCAGTCGAATGGTCGAGTAA